The nucleotide window ACCTATGGCTACGGTACTGTGACCATACCGTACAGATTTTGAGTTCTCATATGCGTTTTAGCGTCTTGTGCGTGACGACACATATCGTTTTACCGACAGCTTGTATTAGGCTGTCGAACCTCATACAATATCCAGTTTTCAGAGAACGATTTGTTTTAGAGACTTATACTTGTCTATGTGGATATTGTACCATGTTTTGCGTAGCAAAAGCGATACTTTCATCCCATGCCTAAAGGCGGACTAAAGTCCTGCATGGGCTTTCTCATATCGCAAATTCTGTAAAGGGGCCGGCAATGATGCTGAAAAGTCCAATTGAGTATATAAAGGAATTATTACATGAATTGATGAATGATATTGCGAATGCTGCCTTTAGTTGGTTAAAAATCTATTTGTTCGCTCCGACAGATCTATCAAAATATACGTACGTATCAGAGGCATATGATATCATCTTTATGATTTCTGTTACGCTTGGCGGTGTGTTTTTTACATTCAATATGTTCAAGTTGATTATTGAGAAAGTAGGGGGGTACAGTCAAAGAGGGGTACAAACCATTATCGTGCGGACTTTTTTAGGAGGGGTGCTAGCTGTATTGGCACCATTTATTTTGCAAGAAGTATTGCTTCCATTTAACAATGCAATTGTACAAATTTTTCTAGATAAAGGTGTTACGATTGATGCTTTTTCCAAATTTGTTGGCGTTCCTGGTACTGTATCGACGGCGATTTTATTTTCAGGCTTGGCAATGGCAATTATTTTCTTACTGCTAGCTATTCAGTATATTATTCGTACTGTGGAATTGCTCATTATATTAATTATGAGCCCATTGGCAGCTTGGTCAATTGTCAATGAAGATATGAATATATGGAGCGTATGGTGGCGCGAAACCATTGCGACCATCTTTACACAAAGCTTACAAATGATGACGCTTTGGCTTGCGCTTAATACAATTGGAGATGCAGCAGATTTAAAAGATTTTATTATAGGATTTGGTTTTATGTTTTTTTGTTTAACTGGTCCCAGCTTTTTACGGAAGTTTCTATACAGCACAGGTGCCGGTCAAAAAGCTGTCGGTGTACTCGGAGGTGCCGGAAAATCAGTTTTGGTACGATACGTGACAACCAAGCTAGTGAAATAAAAAGAGTGGCGTGAGTCACTCTTTTTTATGTTGTCTTGTTATTATACAAATTCACAAAATTATAAGATTCATATAGTCTTTATGCTATAATAAAGTGGTAAAATCATCCAAAGGGGAGATATATATGCTTGAGGTACATATTCGCTCTGCTGGCTACAAGGAAGCAGAGGCAATTATTACAAATGTAGCTTTCTCCGTACAAGCAGGAGAATTAGTCGCGTTAATAGGTGCAAATGGTGCTGGAAAAAGTACAACCATTAAAGGAATTTTAGGTATGCTCCCACATATGGATGGAGAAGTTACGGTGAGTAACTATGCCTATGTTCCAGAGCAGCCTGTATATTACGATTATCTTACATTATGGGAGCATATGGAATTGCTTGCTGCTACAAAGGAATTGTCACAGACGTGGAAGGATGAGGCATTAAAACTTTTGCATGTATTTCAAATGGAAGAAAGTCAACATGAATACTTGGGACAGTTTTCAAAAGGCATGAAGCAAAAAGCAATGCTAATGCTTGCTTTTTTAGCAAAACCTTCGATATATATTGTGGATGAGCCATTCATTGGATTGGATCCGACGGCGGTGCGGGATTTTTTAAAGCTACTTGAGGAAGAACGAAAAAGAGGCGCAGGTGTGTTACTTTGTACCCATGTACTTGATACAGCAGAACGAATCTGCGAACGCTTTTTATTGGTTTCCAAAGGTACATTGCTTGCAAGCGGTGACATAACCGCAATTCAACAGGCAGCAGATCAACCGGGAGAATCCTTATTAGAATGCTTTGATAGCATTGTGAGGAGGAACTATGCGTAATCTTTTTTATCAGCGATTGTTATACGAGTGGAGGCAAAAGTGGAGGGTACTTCGTTCAGTGGTGGACTGGACGATTGCTTTGTATTTTGTAGTTCCGGTGTTAGTGTTTGTTGGTATTTATCATGCATCATTATGGGATCAAACACCAACATGGGTTCACACAATTCCACTTCCAATTCTATGTGTGCCAGTATTATCACTGTTATCTCTCGGCGGTGTTCGCTCCTTTTTAGAAGCGGCGGACAGTCTATTTTTAATACAGTCGCCTCATTTGCAATCAGTAGTCAAAAAGGGGATAGGGTACACATTTTTAACAGTGGGTATTTGGATGACCGTTTTAACGTTGTATGGACTGCCATTACTGCAAAATGGCTATGAACTTAGTGTACAGCAGGTGGTGGGGGTGTGGTTTTTTATGGTGTATATGGTAATAGTACAGCGTTGTCTACAAGATCTTATCTACTCGGATCTATGGTGGGAACGCTTGCTTTACGGATTTGTAACACGAGTGGTCATCATTTTGTTAACAAGTGGTGGCGTATGGCTTCTATTACATAAACCTGTGTTTCTTTTGTTTTATAGCATACTACTCATTATCATCTGGAGATGTTTACAATTAAAACTGCGTTATCGCTTTGCTTTTTTAAGAGAGGTAGAGCGGGAGCAAAAAGAAGCGATGAAATGGACGTCTACTGTGATGATTGGTGGTGGACATGTTCCAAAACCAGTTGAAACTAAGAAGCCGCGTATTTTTCCGCAGTCTAAGAGGCTATTAAAAACCCGCAAAAAAGAGTGGGTGATTGCTGAGTTATTTTGTAAAGAGTATGTGCGTACAGATACAAATCGCCAATTTTATTTCATGACCATGTCATATAGTGCATTATCTCTATGGATAACGCCTTGGTGGATTGCTTCTATTATAATAGCGTTTGCGTCTTTTGCGTTATTTAAGCAATCAGGAGAACAATGGAAAGTATTTAAGGATAAGCCAATAATTCGTTTATATTGCGCTGAAGGAGAAGTTCTACTAATGGGTGAACCACGTCTGCTTGTATTAGTGCCAGCACTTATGTTATACATGATTGCGATTGTTGCTGTTGCATATATATGGGTAGCTCTTGCGTTAGTTATTCTTCTCGTAGTCTTATGTATTCCATATGTATTTTTTGCAAGTAAACAAAAAGGGAATTGACAGCAACTCCCTTTTAATCAGTAATGCTTTCATATACGAAAAAAGCTAACACCGCAAAGCTAGTAATAAAAAATAGTGTATCAATACTCATTATAATCACTCCTTTTACTATTAGAATACCCATTTTTCTAAATTTTATGACATTTCAGGTTTGTATCAAAGCGAAAATTTCTTAAAGATGTAATAAACAAACAGAAGCTAAGATGATAAAATAGGGAGAAATCATTGAACTAGGGGGCGGATATGATAATTCGAGAAGCACTTATACATGATGCTATGCAAATTGTAGCAATTAAACAAGAAATTATTACAACAACCTTCTTTTTTGTATCCGCGCCGGAAGAAATACCAAAAGATGTACAACGAGAGAAACAAAAAATTGAGGAATCAAAAACAAAGGGGAATTTGATATTAGTTGCCGAAGTAAATGAAGAAGTGGTAGGATTTTTGGAATTCAAACGAAATCCGATGCAACGCCTCAATCATACGGGGTCATTCGGTATGGCGATTCAGAAGGAGCATCGCGGCGTTGGCATAGGAACAAGTATGCTTGGTCATCTTATTGCGTGGGCATTGGTACAAGAAGGATTAGAAAAAATATGCCTAGGCGTACTATCTAACAATGAACGGGCACTGCACGTATATCACAAGCTTGGTTTTCAGGAAGAAGGTCGCCAACGTAAACAAGTGCGTTTTGAAGACGGTACATATGCCGACGATATTTGGATGGCACTTCATCTTGAGAAGAGGAGGAAAGAAACATGAGTAAAAACGAACGTACATATTTAGATTTATGTGAGTATGTTTTAAAGCATGGAACGAATAAAGAAGATCGTACGGGAACGGGAACTCGCTCTTTATTCGGATATCAAATGCGCTTTGATTTGAACGAGGGCTTTCCTTTATTAACAACGAAACGTATTCCATTTCGATTGATTGCAAGTGAACTGCTTTGGTTTATAAAGGGTGATACAAATATCCGCTATTTACTGCAGCACAACAATAATATATGGAATGAGTGGGCTTTTAAGAGATGGGTGGAAAGCTCTGATTATACAGGTCCTGATATGACAAATTTTGGACTTCGTGCACAGACAGATGAAGTTTTTGCTGCACAATATGAAAAGCAAATGGTGTTTTTTAAAGAGAGCATTTTAACAGATGATGCTTTTGCTAAAAAGTATGGGGAGCTCGGAGATGTATATGGCAAGCAATGGCGCGCTTGGACAACGTCCACCGGTGACACCATTGATCAGCTAAAAGATGTCATTGCAACAATTAAAGTCAATCCTGACTCGAGAAGACTTATTGTGTCTGCTTGGAATCCGGAAGATGTGCCAACCATGGCACTTCCACCTTGTCATACATTGTTTCAATTTTACGTATTAGAGGGCAAGTTATCTTGTCAGCTCTATCAAAGAAGTGCAGACATTTTTCTTGGCATTCCGTTTAACATTGCTAGCTATGCTTTGCTTACCCATCTGATTGCACATGAATGCGGACTTGAGGTAGGGGAATTTATTCATACTCTTGGTGACGCGCATATTTATACCAATCACATTGAACAGATAGAGACGCAGCTGCAGCGCGAACCTAAACCCTTACCAACGTTAAAATTAAATCCGGATAAACGCTCTGTATTTGACTTTGAGATGGATGATATTGTAGTGGAAGGGTATGAATCGCATCCGTCTATCAAAGCACCGGTTGCAGTATAAAGGTTTATGAAGCTCTACAATCCTTCTTGGCTATGAACTTGTTCTATAATTCGGTAGGTATATTTGGCGTAAAAGCCACTATCATTTAGATAGTCTAAGAAAAGCGAGTCAATAATGTCAGCAAATAGGCTGAAACGCGCCAAGTACTGACTTTTAAATAAAACGCACAGATTTTATCCGTGCGTTTTATTTGTTTTCATTTTGGTACAGCTTCAATATACTTTGTGCCTTTTCACATATATAAGATACCATTTCAGCAGGCTCTTCCACTATAGCATCGCTACCTAGTGAAAAAAAGAAGTCCCCTGTAAAATGGATTTCACTTGTTTCAATCATCATCTCAATATACCCTGCTTCGTTATCTGATGCTACATATTGCTCAAGCCAGGGATTTGTTAGACATTGCCGAACACCTTCTCTTGTAAGGCGCACTTTAAGTTTTATCGGTTCTTTTGTTTCTTCATTCGATAGCCATTCTCTGAGTGTCATATAAGTTCCTGGGTCTTCCTCTAT belongs to Ectobacillus sp. JY-23 and includes:
- a CDS encoding conjugal transfer protein TrbL family protein; amino-acid sequence: MMLKSPIEYIKELLHELMNDIANAAFSWLKIYLFAPTDLSKYTYVSEAYDIIFMISVTLGGVFFTFNMFKLIIEKVGGYSQRGVQTIIVRTFLGGVLAVLAPFILQEVLLPFNNAIVQIFLDKGVTIDAFSKFVGVPGTVSTAILFSGLAMAIIFLLLAIQYIIRTVELLIILIMSPLAAWSIVNEDMNIWSVWWRETIATIFTQSLQMMTLWLALNTIGDAADLKDFIIGFGFMFFCLTGPSFLRKFLYSTGAGQKAVGVLGGAGKSVLVRYVTTKLVK
- a CDS encoding ABC transporter ATP-binding protein; translation: MLEVHIRSAGYKEAEAIITNVAFSVQAGELVALIGANGAGKSTTIKGILGMLPHMDGEVTVSNYAYVPEQPVYYDYLTLWEHMELLAATKELSQTWKDEALKLLHVFQMEESQHEYLGQFSKGMKQKAMLMLAFLAKPSIYIVDEPFIGLDPTAVRDFLKLLEEERKRGAGVLLCTHVLDTAERICERFLLVSKGTLLASGDITAIQQAADQPGESLLECFDSIVRRNYA
- a CDS encoding ABC transporter permease, with translation MRNLFYQRLLYEWRQKWRVLRSVVDWTIALYFVVPVLVFVGIYHASLWDQTPTWVHTIPLPILCVPVLSLLSLGGVRSFLEAADSLFLIQSPHLQSVVKKGIGYTFLTVGIWMTVLTLYGLPLLQNGYELSVQQVVGVWFFMVYMVIVQRCLQDLIYSDLWWERLLYGFVTRVVIILLTSGGVWLLLHKPVFLLFYSILLIIIWRCLQLKLRYRFAFLREVEREQKEAMKWTSTVMIGGGHVPKPVETKKPRIFPQSKRLLKTRKKEWVIAELFCKEYVRTDTNRQFYFMTMSYSALSLWITPWWIASIIIAFASFALFKQSGEQWKVFKDKPIIRLYCAEGEVLLMGEPRLLVLVPALMLYMIAIVAVAYIWVALALVILLVVLCIPYVFFASKQKGN
- a CDS encoding GNAT family N-acetyltransferase codes for the protein MIREALIHDAMQIVAIKQEIITTTFFFVSAPEEIPKDVQREKQKIEESKTKGNLILVAEVNEEVVGFLEFKRNPMQRLNHTGSFGMAIQKEHRGVGIGTSMLGHLIAWALVQEGLEKICLGVLSNNERALHVYHKLGFQEEGRQRKQVRFEDGTYADDIWMALHLEKRRKET
- a CDS encoding thymidylate synthase, giving the protein MSKNERTYLDLCEYVLKHGTNKEDRTGTGTRSLFGYQMRFDLNEGFPLLTTKRIPFRLIASELLWFIKGDTNIRYLLQHNNNIWNEWAFKRWVESSDYTGPDMTNFGLRAQTDEVFAAQYEKQMVFFKESILTDDAFAKKYGELGDVYGKQWRAWTTSTGDTIDQLKDVIATIKVNPDSRRLIVSAWNPEDVPTMALPPCHTLFQFYVLEGKLSCQLYQRSADIFLGIPFNIASYALLTHLIAHECGLEVGEFIHTLGDAHIYTNHIEQIETQLQREPKPLPTLKLNPDKRSVFDFEMDDIVVEGYESHPSIKAPVAV